The following proteins come from a genomic window of Fontisubflavum oceani:
- a CDS encoding FAD-linked oxidase C-terminal domain-containing protein: MEMPTPDPVVLEKKSALVARLLSVLPKEAVIHEEAETRAYECDALTAYKCPPLAAVLPSSTEEVAAILKICHEMGVPVVPRGSGTSLAGGALPTADSVILGVARLNEVLETDYDNRFIRVQSGRTNLSVTGAVEEDGFFYAPDPSSQLACAIAGNVAMNSGGAHCLKYGVTTNNLLGVTMVTMDGQVMEIGGAHMDAGGYDLLGLICGSEGQLGVVTEATLRILPKPEGARPVLIGFDDNEVAGACVADIIKAGVLPVAIEFMDRLCIETTEKFANAGYPDCNALLIVEVEGSDAEIDEQLGVILQIARKYDPVELRESKSAEESAKIWLGRKSAFGAIGQINDYMCLDGTIPVSSLPYVLRRIGEMSEEYGLQVGNVFHAGDGNMHPLILFDANKPGDLETCEAFGAEILKLCVEVGGCLTGEHGVGIEKRDLMNAQFNPDDLELQMQVKDVFDPAWLLNPAKVFPLDASQSRRDVAA; encoded by the coding sequence ATGGAGATGCCAACACCGGATCCAGTCGTTCTGGAGAAGAAATCGGCGCTGGTTGCGCGACTTCTATCGGTTTTGCCGAAAGAGGCTGTGATCCATGAAGAGGCGGAGACGCGTGCTTATGAATGTGACGCGCTCACGGCCTATAAGTGCCCGCCGCTGGCCGCCGTCCTTCCGTCATCGACCGAAGAGGTCGCGGCGATTCTGAAGATTTGCCATGAAATGGGCGTCCCGGTGGTGCCGCGTGGTTCGGGCACCTCGCTTGCCGGCGGGGCCCTGCCCACGGCTGATAGTGTTATCCTGGGCGTTGCCCGGCTGAACGAGGTTTTGGAGACCGATTATGACAATCGGTTCATCCGCGTGCAGTCCGGTCGGACCAATCTGAGCGTCACGGGTGCCGTTGAAGAAGACGGGTTTTTCTATGCGCCAGACCCATCAAGCCAGTTGGCCTGCGCCATTGCGGGCAACGTGGCGATGAACTCGGGCGGGGCACATTGCCTGAAATATGGGGTGACGACCAATAATCTGTTGGGTGTCACCATGGTCACCATGGATGGTCAGGTGATGGAGATTGGCGGCGCGCATATGGATGCGGGCGGGTATGACCTTTTGGGCCTGATCTGTGGCTCGGAAGGGCAATTGGGTGTGGTCACCGAGGCGACGCTTCGGATCTTGCCAAAGCCCGAGGGCGCGCGGCCGGTGCTGATTGGGTTTGATGACAATGAGGTCGCAGGTGCTTGCGTTGCCGATATCATTAAGGCGGGCGTTCTGCCGGTTGCGATTGAATTCATGGATCGGCTTTGCATCGAAACCACTGAGAAATTCGCCAATGCGGGGTATCCCGACTGCAATGCGCTGTTGATTGTCGAGGTCGAGGGATCGGACGCCGAAATCGACGAACAGCTTGGCGTAATCCTGCAGATCGCGCGCAAATACGACCCGGTAGAGCTGCGCGAGAGCAAGTCGGCCGAAGAGAGTGCCAAGATTTGGCTGGGCCGGAAATCCGCCTTTGGCGCGATTGGGCAGATCAATGATTACATGTGTCTCGACGGCACGATCCCGGTCTCCAGCCTGCCATACGTGCTGCGTCGCATTGGGGAGATGAGCGAAGAATACGGGCTTCAGGTTGGCAATGTCTTCCATGCGGGCGATGGCAATATGCATCCGCTGATCTTGTTCGATGCGAATAAGCCTGGAGATTTGGAAACCTGCGAAGCCTTTGGTGCGGAGATTTTGAAGCTCTGCGTTGAGGTGGGTGGGTGTCTGACCGGCGAGCATGGCGTGGGCATTGAAAAGCGTGATTTGATGAATGCGCAGTTCAATCCGGACGATCTGGAGCTTCAGATGCAAGTGAAGGATGTGTTCGATCCGGCCTGGCTACTGAACCCGGCGAAAGTCTTCCCGCTTGATGCCTCCCAAAGCCGTAGGGATGTCGCCGCCTGA
- a CDS encoding DUF599 domain-containing protein: MATGISIAKVQRMDFFSVITSLSWLDALAVGLLLAAWGGLGAWIESDRVRHPSVTVLMSHYRRAWMDELVQREMRIFDATILTNLRQSTAFFASGAMLALGGLLTLISNSDQLLVVARDLTLEEETALMWQIKLLLTVGLLAQSVLRFVWSNRLFGYCAVMMAAIPNKPDDPHAASRAAKAAVINIRASYNFNRGMRAIYFSLGSLAWLFGPLPLLAATAIISYGIWSRDFASTSREVILTDDGEMP, from the coding sequence ATGGCAACTGGAATCTCAATCGCTAAGGTTCAGAGGATGGATTTCTTCTCGGTCATAACCTCTCTCAGCTGGCTTGATGCACTGGCGGTCGGGCTCCTGCTCGCCGCTTGGGGCGGGCTTGGGGCCTGGATTGAATCGGATCGGGTCCGCCATCCATCGGTCACCGTGCTGATGTCGCATTATCGGCGCGCCTGGATGGACGAGCTGGTGCAGCGAGAGATGCGGATCTTCGACGCGACGATCCTGACCAATCTGCGCCAAAGCACCGCGTTCTTTGCCTCTGGCGCAATGCTGGCACTTGGCGGGCTGCTCACCTTGATCAGTAATTCCGATCAACTCTTGGTCGTCGCTCGCGACCTGACCCTTGAGGAGGAAACCGCCCTCATGTGGCAGATCAAGCTTCTGCTCACCGTTGGCCTTCTCGCCCAATCGGTGCTGCGCTTCGTCTGGTCGAACCGGCTCTTCGGCTACTGCGCCGTCATGATGGCCGCCATCCCGAACAAGCCGGATGATCCGCATGCCGCCTCACGGGCAGCAAAAGCTGCGGTGATCAACATTCGCGCATCCTATAATTTCAACCGCGGCATGCGCGCGATCTATTTCTCGCTCGGCTCCTTGGCGTGGCTGTTTGGCCCCTTGCCGCTTCTGGCCGCGACCGCCATTATCTCCTACGGAATCTGGAGCCGGGATTTCGCCTCGACATCCCGTGAAGTTATCCTGACCGATGATGGAGAGATGCCATGA
- a CDS encoding gamma-glutamylcyclotransferase codes for MSDALWVFGYGSLLWDPGFDVAERRLARLDGWHRSFCMSSIHHRGTEENPGLVLALDAAAGAHCDGVALRVVEGQEDAVLAYLRERELISSAYLETRLVVDFHCTGQAEALTYVINRQHRQYMGALSLETQARIIARATGGRGPNDQYLYNTAAHLAELNLADPDMEWLVRRVQALTTKA; via the coding sequence ATGTCTGATGCGCTTTGGGTCTTTGGATATGGCTCGCTTCTTTGGGATCCGGGCTTCGATGTGGCAGAACGGCGGCTGGCCCGGCTTGATGGCTGGCATCGCAGCTTTTGCATGTCGTCGATCCACCATCGCGGGACTGAGGAGAACCCAGGGCTGGTCTTGGCGCTTGATGCGGCCGCGGGGGCGCATTGCGACGGTGTGGCGCTGCGGGTTGTCGAGGGGCAGGAAGACGCGGTGCTCGCCTATCTGCGGGAGCGGGAGCTGATCTCCTCGGCTTATTTGGAGACCCGCTTGGTGGTGGATTTCCACTGCACGGGGCAGGCCGAGGCGCTGACCTATGTGATCAACCGCCAGCACCGGCAATATATGGGGGCGCTCAGTCTGGAGACACAGGCGAGGATCATCGCGCGCGCCACTGGCGGGCGGGGCCCAAATGACCAGTATCTCTACAACACCGCCGCCCATCTGGCGGAGCTGAACTTGGCCGATCCGGACATGGAGTGGTTGGTGCGTCGGGTGCAAGCGCTGACGACTAAGGCGTGA
- a CDS encoding extensin-like domain-containing protein, which produces MRLAVWALSVVLAWPALAQAPDRSPFPTSRPGGITAAPAAEVRQASATTPARVVIRASANAPRRSLRPILRPGGSPSQTAAAQPIAPVPAASGGTVQIVERSGLFGMNRRVLEVRAINGATRLAVVRSLRPEIRPDGLEQTVRAAATRTTPSRVAQPGRRGALCGRPGIVGERLSPITGRISGCGIAEPVRVREIDGVTLSQPATINCDAARALQTWLNDGAIPAVGRTGGGIASLRVVASYSCRTRNSRPGARLSEHARGNAIDVAAIGLVNGQELSVLSDWRRGNTRNLMRRLHSEACGPFGTVLGPNSDRFHQDHFHFDVASYRSGPYCR; this is translated from the coding sequence ATGAGGCTGGCCGTCTGGGCTTTGAGCGTTGTGCTGGCTTGGCCGGCGCTTGCCCAGGCACCAGATCGGTCGCCTTTCCCGACATCGCGCCCGGGCGGGATAACCGCCGCCCCGGCAGCCGAGGTGCGTCAGGCTTCCGCCACAACGCCCGCGCGTGTCGTGATCCGCGCCAGTGCCAACGCACCGCGCCGGTCGCTCCGCCCAATACTCCGCCCCGGTGGTTCGCCTTCCCAAACGGCAGCCGCGCAACCGATCGCGCCCGTGCCCGCCGCATCGGGCGGAACCGTTCAGATCGTCGAACGCAGCGGTCTGTTTGGGATGAACCGGCGTGTGCTGGAGGTGCGGGCGATCAATGGGGCGACACGGCTGGCCGTTGTGCGATCTTTGAGGCCTGAAATCCGCCCCGACGGGTTGGAACAAACCGTGCGGGCCGCCGCGACCCGCACCACGCCGTCGCGTGTGGCGCAGCCTGGGCGGCGCGGCGCGCTCTGCGGCCGGCCCGGGATCGTCGGCGAGCGTTTGTCGCCGATCACCGGTCGGATCAGCGGCTGCGGGATTGCCGAGCCGGTGCGTGTGCGCGAGATTGATGGCGTCACGCTCAGCCAGCCTGCGACGATCAATTGCGACGCGGCGCGGGCCTTGCAAACATGGCTCAATGACGGCGCGATCCCCGCGGTTGGCCGCACCGGCGGCGGCATCGCCTCATTGCGCGTGGTGGCGTCATACTCTTGTCGCACGCGAAACAGCCGCCCGGGCGCACGGCTCAGCGAACACGCCCGCGGCAATGCGATCGATGTGGCGGCGATTGGCCTGGTGAATGGCCAGGAACTCAGTGTGCTTAGCGATTGGCGGCGCGGCAACACGCGCAACCTGATGCGCCGCCTGCACAGCGAGGCCTGCGGGCCATTTGGCACTGTGCTCGGCCCGAATTCGGACCGATTCCACCAGGATCATTTCCATTTCGACGTGGCGAGCTATCGCTCGGGGCCCTATTGCCGCTAG
- a CDS encoding prephenate/arogenate dehydrogenase family protein, whose protein sequence is MSILYKRVALIGLGLIAGSMAHAMRRGGLAGEIIGTARSAETRRIAAEIGLCDQIAETAAEAVKGADLVVLCVPVGVMAAAAEEIGPHLTPGATITDVGSVKRDVIAQVEPHLPEDVHFVPGHPLAGTEHSGPNSGFAELFDNRYTLLTPLEGADPQAVAKLRALWEGCGANVEEMDADRHDLVLAVTSHTPHLIAYTMVGVADDLRRVTDSEVIKYSAAGFRDFTRIAASDPTMWRDVFLSNKDATLEILGRFTEELFALQRAIRTGDGDHLHDYFTRTRAIRRGIIEAGQDTDAPNFGRASPRKEDAAE, encoded by the coding sequence ATGAGCATCTTATACAAAAGAGTTGCGCTGATCGGCCTGGGCCTGATCGCCGGGTCGATGGCCCATGCGATGCGCCGTGGCGGCTTGGCGGGCGAGATCATCGGCACGGCCCGCTCGGCCGAGACGCGGCGGATCGCGGCGGAGATTGGCCTTTGCGATCAGATCGCCGAGACGGCGGCCGAGGCCGTGAAAGGCGCGGACCTCGTCGTTCTCTGCGTGCCGGTCGGGGTCATGGCTGCGGCGGCCGAAGAGATTGGCCCACATCTGACGCCGGGTGCGACGATCACCGATGTGGGGTCGGTCAAACGCGATGTGATCGCCCAGGTCGAGCCGCATCTGCCCGAGGATGTGCATTTTGTACCCGGGCATCCGCTAGCCGGGACCGAGCATTCCGGGCCAAATTCCGGTTTTGCCGAGCTGTTCGACAATCGCTACACGCTATTGACCCCGCTTGAGGGCGCCGACCCGCAAGCGGTCGCGAAGCTGCGCGCGCTCTGGGAAGGCTGCGGCGCGAATGTTGAGGAGATGGACGCCGATCGCCATGATCTGGTGCTGGCCGTCACCTCGCACACGCCACATTTGATTGCCTACACGATGGTGGGTGTGGCCGATGATCTGCGCCGGGTGACCGATAGCGAGGTGATCAAATACTCCGCTGCGGGTTTCCGCGATTTCACCCGGATTGCGGCGAGTGATCCGACCATGTGGCGTGATGTGTTTCTGTCAAACAAGGATGCGACACTGGAGATTCTCGGCCGCTTCACCGAAGAACTCTTCGCGCTGCAGCGCGCGATTCGCACTGGTGATGGAGACCATCTGCACGATTACTTTACGCGGACGCGGGCGATCCGACGCGGGATCATCGAAGCAGGTCAAGATACCGATGCGCCGAATTTTGGGCGTGCCAGCCCGCGCAAAGAGGATGCAGCGGAATGA